Proteins from a genomic interval of Streptomyces sp. Tu6071:
- a CDS encoding ROK family transcriptional regulator: protein MTAALPDTQQGMRRRNLARVLHTVAAHGPLSRAAVATRIGLTRAAVSTLVDELIRAGFLDELGPERPGRVGRPGSALAVSARGPAGLGAEIGVDQLSVCAVDLSGTVRARVVRPVDNRERAAKPVLAELAAIVDEVRVAAEALGLRPAGLAVAVPGLVERDRPFVVRAPNLGWTDTDLGPLLPEGLPVTVDNEANFGALAELWTGGGAHENFVHVSAAIGIGAAVVLGGELLRGTRGFAGELGHVPVRPEGPSCPCGGRGCLEQYAGQEAVWRAAGLAPGQEPVGLLAQRAAEGDKAVLKALRGAGSALGIALSGAVNLLDPEGVVLGGSLSPLAEWLLPPLRRELTRRTATANRPVTVSRLGREGPLLGAAHSVVRAVLDDPVSLTAE, encoded by the coding sequence ATGACCGCCGCGTTGCCGGACACCCAGCAGGGGATGCGCCGGCGGAACCTCGCGCGGGTGCTGCACACCGTGGCCGCGCACGGGCCTTTGTCGCGGGCCGCTGTCGCGACGCGGATCGGGCTCACCAGGGCTGCCGTGTCGACCCTCGTGGACGAGCTGATCCGGGCCGGGTTCCTCGACGAGCTGGGGCCCGAGCGGCCCGGACGGGTCGGGCGGCCGGGGTCGGCGCTCGCGGTGAGCGCGCGGGGACCGGCGGGGCTCGGCGCGGAGATCGGCGTCGACCAGCTGTCCGTGTGCGCGGTGGACCTGAGCGGCACGGTGCGGGCGCGGGTCGTGCGTCCCGTCGACAACCGGGAGCGCGCGGCGAAGCCCGTGCTCGCCGAACTCGCGGCAATCGTGGACGAGGTACGCGTCGCCGCCGAGGCGCTCGGGCTGCGGCCCGCCGGGCTCGCGGTCGCCGTGCCCGGACTCGTCGAGCGCGACCGCCCCTTCGTGGTGCGCGCGCCCAACCTCGGCTGGACGGACACCGACCTCGGGCCGCTGCTGCCCGAGGGTCTGCCCGTGACGGTCGACAACGAGGCGAACTTCGGGGCTCTCGCCGAGCTGTGGACCGGCGGGGGCGCGCACGAGAACTTCGTGCACGTCTCGGCCGCGATCGGGATCGGCGCCGCCGTCGTGCTCGGCGGTGAACTGCTGCGCGGGACACGGGGGTTCGCGGGCGAGCTGGGGCATGTGCCGGTCCGCCCCGAGGGGCCCTCGTGCCCGTGCGGGGGGCGCGGCTGCCTGGAGCAGTACGCGGGGCAGGAGGCCGTGTGGCGCGCGGCGGGCCTCGCTCCGGGGCAGGAGCCGGTCGGGCTGCTCGCGCAGCGCGCCGCGGAGGGCGACAAGGCGGTCCTCAAGGCGCTGCGCGGCGCGGGGAGCGCGCTCGGGATCGCGCTCTCGGGCGCGGTCAACCTCCTCGACCCGGAGGGTGTCGTGCTCGGCGGCTCGCTCTCGCCGCTCGCGGAGTGGCTGCTCCCGCCGCTGCGCCGCGAGCTGACCCGCCGCACGGCGACGGCGAACCGCCCGGTGACGGTCTCGCGGCTCGGCCGCGAGGGCCCGCTCCTCGGCGCGGCGCACTCGGTGGTGCGAGCGGTGCTCGACGACCCTGTGTCGCTCACGGCGGAGTGA
- the ilvE gene encoding branched-chain-amino-acid transaminase, producing the protein MSLDFPLDRTAAPVPGAERRAILADPGFGRWFTDHMAVAAWDAEHGWHDGGVRPLAPFTLHPGAAVFHYGQEIFEGLKAYRHADGGVWLFRPGDNARRFARSARRLALPELPEAAFVRAVEELVRADAAWVPEPDGGAGGGAATPGPDPSTSGPSVSDPSAPDSSASGSGEQSLYLRPFLIATESFLGVRPSAEALFRVIASPAGPYFPSGVTGVTLWVTETYSRAAIGGTGAAKCGGNYAGSLAAQTEARENGCEQVLYLDSAGRGTIEESGTMNLCLVTRDGELLTPALGTILEGVTRDTVLALAPELGLRPVERAISLAELRAGAEDGTVTEVFAAGTAAVLTPVTGFKGAGHAFTVGDGTPGPTTLALRRTVLDLQYGRTEDRHGWLHRVL; encoded by the coding sequence ATGAGCCTCGACTTCCCCCTCGACCGCACCGCTGCCCCGGTCCCCGGCGCCGAGCGTCGCGCGATCCTCGCCGACCCCGGCTTCGGCCGCTGGTTCACCGACCACATGGCCGTCGCCGCGTGGGACGCGGAGCACGGCTGGCACGACGGCGGCGTCCGCCCGCTCGCGCCGTTCACGCTCCACCCGGGCGCCGCCGTCTTCCACTACGGACAGGAGATCTTCGAGGGGCTCAAGGCGTACCGGCACGCGGACGGCGGCGTGTGGCTCTTCAGGCCGGGCGACAACGCGCGCCGCTTCGCCCGCTCCGCGCGCCGCCTCGCCCTCCCCGAGCTTCCCGAGGCCGCCTTCGTACGGGCCGTGGAGGAGCTGGTACGGGCCGACGCGGCGTGGGTGCCGGAGCCGGACGGGGGCGCGGGCGGCGGGGCCGCGACGCCGGGCCCAGATCCCTCCACGTCCGGCCCCTCCGTGTCCGATCCCTCCGCGCCCGATTCCTCCGCGTCCGGCTCCGGCGAGCAGAGTCTCTACCTCCGCCCCTTCCTCATCGCCACCGAGTCCTTCCTCGGCGTCCGCCCCTCCGCCGAGGCACTCTTCCGCGTCATCGCGAGCCCCGCCGGACCGTACTTCCCCTCCGGCGTCACCGGGGTCACGCTGTGGGTCACCGAGACGTACTCGCGCGCGGCGATCGGCGGCACGGGCGCCGCCAAGTGCGGCGGCAACTACGCCGGGAGCCTCGCCGCGCAGACCGAGGCGCGCGAGAACGGCTGCGAGCAGGTGCTCTACCTCGACAGCGCGGGCCGCGGCACGATCGAGGAGTCCGGCACGATGAACCTGTGCCTCGTGACGCGCGACGGCGAACTCCTCACCCCGGCGCTCGGCACGATCCTCGAAGGCGTCACGCGCGACACCGTCCTCGCCCTGGCCCCCGAACTCGGCCTGCGGCCCGTCGAACGCGCCATCTCGCTCGCGGAGTTGCGCGCGGGCGCCGAGGACGGCACCGTGACCGAGGTCTTCGCCGCGGGGACGGCCGCCGTCCTCACCCCCGTCACCGGCTTCAAGGGCGCGGGCCACGCCTTCACGGTCGGCGACGGCACGCCGGGCCCGACGACGCTCGCCCTGCGCCGCACGGTCCTCGACCTCCAGTACGGCAGGACCGAGGACCGGCACGGCTGGCTGCACCGGGTGCTGTGA
- the xylA gene encoding xylose isomerase, with the protein MNYQPTPEDKFSFGLWTVGWQGRDPFGDATRPALDPVESVRRLAELGAWGVTFHDDDLIPFGSTDAERERIVKRFREALDTHGLVVPMATTNLFTHPVFKDGGFTSNDRDVRRYALRKVIRNIDLAAELGAETYVAWGGREGAESGGAKDIRLALDRMKEAFDLLGEYVIEQGYDLRFAIEPKPNEPRGDILLPTVGHALAFIERLERPELYGVNPETGHEQMAGLNFAHGIAQALWSGKLFHLDLNGQNGIKYDQDLRFGAGDLRNAFWLVDLLETAGYEGPRHFDFKPPRTEDFDGVWASAAGCMRNYLILKERAAAFRADPKVQEALKTARLDQLALPTAEDGLASLLGDKSAYEDFDVEAAAERGMAFEALDQLATDHLLGVKG; encoded by the coding sequence ATGAACTACCAGCCCACCCCCGAGGACAAGTTCAGCTTCGGTCTGTGGACCGTCGGCTGGCAGGGCCGGGACCCCTTCGGGGACGCCACCCGCCCCGCGCTCGACCCGGTCGAATCCGTGCGCCGCCTGGCCGAACTCGGCGCCTGGGGGGTCACCTTCCACGACGACGACCTCATCCCCTTCGGCTCCACCGACGCCGAGCGCGAGCGCATCGTCAAGCGCTTCCGCGAGGCGCTCGACACGCACGGCCTCGTCGTCCCGATGGCGACGACGAACCTCTTCACGCACCCCGTCTTCAAGGACGGCGGCTTCACCTCGAACGACCGCGACGTGCGCCGCTACGCACTGCGCAAGGTCATCCGCAACATCGACCTGGCCGCCGAACTCGGCGCCGAGACGTACGTCGCCTGGGGCGGCCGGGAGGGCGCCGAGTCCGGCGGCGCGAAGGACATCCGCCTCGCGCTCGACCGCATGAAGGAGGCGTTCGACCTCCTCGGCGAGTACGTCATCGAGCAGGGCTACGACCTCCGCTTCGCCATCGAGCCCAAGCCCAACGAGCCGCGCGGCGACATCCTGCTCCCCACCGTCGGCCACGCCCTCGCCTTCATCGAGCGCCTGGAGCGCCCGGAGCTGTACGGCGTCAACCCGGAGACCGGCCACGAGCAGATGGCCGGGCTGAACTTCGCGCACGGCATCGCGCAGGCGCTGTGGTCGGGCAAGCTCTTCCACCTCGACCTCAACGGCCAGAACGGCATCAAGTACGACCAGGACCTGCGCTTCGGCGCCGGCGACCTGCGCAACGCGTTCTGGCTCGTCGACCTCCTGGAGACCGCCGGGTACGAGGGCCCGCGCCACTTCGACTTCAAGCCGCCGCGGACCGAGGACTTCGACGGCGTGTGGGCCTCGGCCGCGGGCTGCATGCGCAACTACCTCATCCTCAAGGAGCGCGCCGCCGCCTTCCGCGCGGACCCGAAGGTCCAGGAGGCGCTGAAGACCGCGCGCCTCGACCAGCTCGCCCTGCCCACCGCCGAGGACGGTCTCGCCTCGCTGCTCGGCGACAAGAGCGCGTACGAGGACTTCGACGTGGAGGCCGCCGCCGAGCGCGGCATGGCCTTCGAGGCGCTCGACCAGCTCGCGACGGACCACCTGCTGGGCGTCAAGGGCTGA
- a CDS encoding Y4yA family PLP-dependent enzyme: MPSPLLLTPRLEPRLGALLRAPEVLYPLVEGLGSPLNVVLPQQVVENVRRFEAARDRHHLRGTVYFAHKANRSSALVRALATSGAGLDVASLEELRHGLGSGFTPDRIGATGPKEPEFLWLAARTGVTVTVEDQGELERLAVLVARYELPRVKVQLRLSGFPSQGVRQLSRPSRFGTPFAGLPALLDAVERVRERVEVVGVAYHIDTTGLPEKALALDGCLRALDLCLERGLRPATVDIGGGFGVSHLADAREWEAYTTELTLAALGRRPPLTWRGHGYGLANEGGTLRGSLDLYPGHRPLAGAEYLDALLRQDSPAFGRPLGELLLDGLYDLAVEPGRALMDQCGATLARVVDVRTGPDGIAQVRLAMNADDCALEEHGILVDPLLLPRPGGAPVPDPGPGAATGVYLHGNLCLESDLITRRLVQLPRLPAPGELLAFANTAGYAMDFSAQNAERRPPARKVALERTPGGGWRWTLDEQWWPTATESDTGAPLPSTTPTSTPAAHPGGTPGTTAGARGVPPLPGTTKGRV; this comes from the coding sequence TTGCCCTCCCCCCTGCTCCTGACGCCGAGGCTGGAGCCGCGCCTCGGCGCGCTGCTCCGCGCGCCCGAGGTCCTGTACCCGCTCGTCGAAGGGCTCGGCAGTCCGCTCAACGTCGTGCTGCCGCAGCAGGTCGTCGAGAACGTGCGGCGCTTCGAGGCGGCGCGCGACCGCCACCACCTGCGCGGCACGGTGTACTTCGCGCACAAGGCGAACCGTTCCAGCGCCCTGGTCCGCGCGCTCGCCACGAGCGGCGCCGGGCTCGACGTGGCCTCGCTGGAGGAGCTGCGGCACGGCCTCGGCAGCGGTTTCACGCCGGACAGGATCGGTGCCACGGGCCCGAAGGAGCCCGAGTTCCTGTGGCTCGCGGCGCGCACCGGGGTGACGGTGACCGTCGAGGACCAGGGCGAGCTGGAACGGCTCGCCGTCCTCGTCGCGCGGTACGAACTTCCGCGCGTGAAAGTGCAGTTACGGCTCTCCGGCTTCCCCTCGCAGGGGGTGCGGCAGCTGAGCCGCCCCAGCCGTTTCGGGACGCCGTTCGCGGGACTGCCCGCGCTGCTCGACGCGGTGGAGCGGGTGCGCGAGCGGGTGGAGGTCGTCGGGGTCGCGTACCACATCGACACGACGGGCCTGCCGGAGAAGGCGCTCGCGCTCGACGGCTGTCTGCGCGCGCTCGATCTCTGCCTGGAGCGGGGGCTGCGCCCGGCGACGGTGGACATCGGCGGCGGCTTCGGCGTGAGCCACCTCGCCGACGCGCGCGAGTGGGAGGCGTACACGACCGAGCTGACGCTCGCGGCGCTCGGCCGCCGCCCGCCGCTGACCTGGCGCGGGCACGGCTACGGGCTCGCCAACGAGGGCGGCACGTTGCGCGGTTCCCTCGACCTCTACCCCGGGCACCGCCCGCTCGCCGGGGCCGAGTACCTGGACGCCCTGCTGCGCCAGGACTCCCCCGCCTTCGGCCGCCCTCTCGGCGAGCTGCTGCTCGACGGGCTGTACGACCTCGCGGTGGAGCCGGGCCGCGCGCTCATGGACCAGTGCGGGGCCACGCTCGCCCGCGTCGTCGACGTGCGCACGGGGCCGGACGGGATCGCGCAGGTGCGGCTCGCGATGAACGCGGACGACTGCGCCCTGGAGGAGCACGGCATCCTCGTCGACCCGCTGCTCCTGCCCCGCCCCGGGGGCGCCCCCGTGCCCGATCCGGGCCCGGGTGCGGCGACCGGCGTGTACCTGCACGGGAACCTGTGCCTGGAGTCGGACCTGATCACCCGCAGGCTCGTCCAGCTCCCGAGGCTCCCGGCCCCCGGCGAACTGCTCGCCTTCGCCAACACCGCCGGGTACGCGATGGACTTCAGCGCCCAGAACGCCGAACGCCGCCCGCCCGCGCGGAAGGTGGCGCTGGAGCGGACGCCGGGCGGCGGCTGGCGCTGGACGCTGGACGAGCAGTGGTGGCCGACGGCGACGGAGTCGGACACGGGGGCTCCGCTCCCTTCCACCACCCCCACGAGCACTCCGGCCGCCCACCCGGGCGGCACACCGGGCACGACGGCAGGGGCGCGGGGCGTCCCGCCGCTGCCCGGCACGACCAAGGGACGGGTATGA
- the xylB gene encoding xylulokinase, translating into MTAGEQAEGPYVVGIDTSTQSTKALVVDVATGRVVASGQAPHTVTTGAGRESDPRQWWGALLSALEQCGPLARQAAAVSVGGQQHGLVTLDAAGEPVRPALLWNDVRSAPQARELVERQGGPAWWAERAGSVPGSSFTVTKWAWLAEHEPEAAKAVAAVRLPHDYLTERLTGEGTTDRGDVSGTGWWAAGPETYDEEILGLVGLDAAKLPRVVGPGEVAGTVRGDTLPFARGTLVAAGTGDNAAAALGLGLRPGTPVLSLGTSGTVYAVSPRRPADPSGTVAGFAAAHGDWLPLACTLNCTLAVDRVAALLGLDREAVEPGGALSFLPYLDGERTPNLPGASGLLTGLRHDTSGGQLLQAAYDGAVYSLLDALGLVLDGEGDENEPLLLIGGGARGRAWQETVLRLSGRPVRVPEAKELVALGAAAQAAGLLTGEDPAAVARRWDTARGPLLDPVAKDHETLARISGVLSDAAPLLEGTPVTD; encoded by the coding sequence ATGACAGCCGGGGAGCAGGCCGAAGGGCCGTACGTGGTCGGGATCGACACCTCGACGCAGTCCACGAAGGCGCTGGTGGTGGACGTGGCCACGGGGCGGGTCGTGGCGAGCGGGCAGGCCCCGCACACGGTCACGACGGGGGCGGGCCGCGAGTCGGACCCGCGGCAGTGGTGGGGCGCGCTGCTGAGCGCCCTGGAGCAGTGCGGGCCGCTCGCGCGGCAGGCGGCGGCCGTCTCGGTGGGCGGCCAGCAGCACGGGCTCGTGACGCTCGACGCGGCCGGGGAGCCCGTGCGGCCCGCGCTGCTGTGGAACGACGTGCGCTCGGCTCCGCAGGCCCGGGAGCTCGTCGAGCGGCAGGGCGGGCCCGCGTGGTGGGCGGAGCGGGCCGGGAGCGTGCCGGGGTCCTCGTTCACGGTCACGAAGTGGGCGTGGCTCGCGGAGCACGAGCCGGAGGCGGCGAAGGCAGTGGCGGCGGTACGGCTGCCGCACGACTACCTCACCGAGCGGCTGACCGGCGAGGGCACAACGGACCGGGGCGACGTCTCGGGCACGGGCTGGTGGGCGGCGGGCCCGGAGACGTACGACGAGGAGATCCTGGGCCTCGTGGGTCTCGACGCGGCGAAGCTGCCGCGCGTCGTGGGCCCCGGCGAGGTCGCGGGGACGGTACGGGGCGACACGCTGCCCTTCGCGCGCGGCACCCTCGTCGCCGCGGGGACCGGGGACAACGCCGCAGCCGCGCTCGGGCTCGGGCTGCGCCCCGGGACGCCGGTGCTGAGCCTCGGCACCTCGGGCACGGTGTACGCGGTATCGCCGCGCCGCCCCGCCGACCCGAGCGGTACGGTCGCGGGCTTCGCCGCCGCGCACGGCGACTGGCTGCCGCTCGCCTGCACGCTCAACTGCACGCTCGCCGTGGACCGGGTCGCCGCCCTCCTCGGCCTCGACCGCGAGGCCGTCGAGCCCGGCGGGGCGCTGAGCTTCCTGCCGTACCTCGACGGGGAGCGCACCCCGAACCTGCCGGGCGCCTCCGGGCTCCTCACCGGGCTGCGCCACGACACGAGCGGCGGCCAGCTGCTCCAGGCCGCGTACGACGGGGCCGTGTACTCGCTCCTCGACGCGCTCGGCCTCGTGCTCGACGGCGAGGGGGACGAGAACGAGCCGCTGCTGCTCATCGGCGGCGGGGCGCGCGGGCGGGCCTGGCAGGAGACCGTCCTGCGGCTCTCGGGGCGCCCGGTGCGGGTCCCGGAGGCGAAGGAGCTCGTCGCGCTCGGCGCCGCCGCGCAGGCGGCCGGGCTCCTGACGGGCGAGGACCCGGCGGCCGTGGCCCGGCGCTGGGACACGGCGCGCGGGCCCCTCCTGGACCCCGTCGCCAAGGACCACGAGACCCTCGCGCGGATCTCCGGGGTACTCTCCGACGCGGCGCCCCTCCTCGAAGGGACCCCGGTCACGGACTGA
- the bla gene encoding class A beta-lactamase, protein MRPARIRPALVAAALCLLPLTACGTDAGQEAPARPGPARQSSGSPAARTVDEAAEFTALERRYGAHLGVHAVDLGSGREVAWHADTRFSYNSTFKALLAGAVLKKHGLAGMDHVLRYDKKDLVANSPVTEKHAGTGLSREALCDAAIRYSDNTAANVLLADLGGPRALGALVRTATGDRVTRMERVEPLLSRWTPGETHDTTTPRQLTANLRAYTLGDVLAAPERERLTGWLRANTTGDATIRAGVPKGWTVEDKTGTGSYHGARDDIAVIRPPGRAPLVLTLLSYRDERAAEADDQLLAEATQVVVRALG, encoded by the coding sequence ATGCGCCCCGCCCGCATCCGCCCCGCGCTCGTCGCCGCCGCGCTCTGTCTGCTGCCGCTCACCGCGTGCGGGACGGACGCCGGCCAGGAGGCCCCCGCGCGGCCGGGCCCCGCACGGCAGTCGAGCGGTTCACCCGCGGCCCGTACCGTCGACGAGGCCGCCGAGTTCACCGCGCTGGAGCGCAGGTACGGGGCCCATCTCGGCGTCCACGCGGTGGACCTGGGCAGCGGGCGCGAGGTCGCCTGGCACGCCGACACCCGCTTCTCGTACAACTCGACCTTCAAGGCGCTCCTCGCCGGGGCCGTGCTCAAGAAGCACGGCCTCGCCGGTATGGACCACGTCCTGCGGTACGACAAGAAGGACCTCGTCGCCAACTCGCCCGTCACCGAGAAGCACGCGGGCACCGGGCTGAGCCGCGAGGCGCTGTGCGACGCCGCGATCCGCTACAGCGACAACACCGCCGCCAACGTCCTCCTCGCCGACCTCGGCGGCCCCCGCGCGCTCGGCGCGCTCGTCCGGACGGCGACGGGCGACCGCGTCACGCGCATGGAACGCGTCGAACCGCTCCTGAGCCGCTGGACACCCGGCGAGACCCACGACACGACGACGCCCCGCCAGCTCACCGCGAACCTGCGCGCCTACACCCTCGGCGACGTCCTCGCCGCGCCCGAACGCGAGCGCCTGACCGGCTGGTTGCGGGCCAACACCACCGGGGACGCGACGATCCGCGCGGGCGTGCCGAAGGGCTGGACGGTCGAGGACAAGACGGGGACGGGGAGTTACCACGGCGCGCGCGACGACATCGCGGTGATCCGCCCGCCGGGGCGTGCCCCGCTCGTCCTCACCCTCCTCAGCTACCGCGACGAGCGCGCGGCGGAAGCCGACGACCAGCTCCTCGCCGAGGCCACGCAGGTCGTCGTGCGCGCCCTCGGCTGA
- a CDS encoding SH3 domain-containing protein, which produces MLGTKMKRALAMGGASLALAGAGVMAASPAFAATTVVAWTHGNVHAGPAKGERVVSYVNANYSYTGLCWLEGDLVNDHGISNRNWVRLQLNSGGIGYVSAVYLKGNDKGNMPNHC; this is translated from the coding sequence ATGCTCGGTACGAAGATGAAGCGCGCCCTCGCGATGGGCGGGGCGAGCCTCGCGCTCGCCGGGGCGGGCGTCATGGCCGCGAGCCCCGCCTTCGCCGCCACCACCGTCGTCGCCTGGACCCACGGCAACGTCCACGCCGGGCCCGCGAAGGGCGAGCGGGTGGTCAGCTACGTCAACGCCAACTACAGCTACACGGGTCTGTGCTGGCTGGAGGGCGACCTCGTCAACGACCACGGCATCAGCAACCGCAACTGGGTCCGCCTCCAGCTCAACAGCGGCGGGATCGGCTACGTCAGCGCCGTCTACCTGAAGGGCAACGACAAGGGCAACATGCCCAACCACTGCTGA
- a CDS encoding N-acetylmuramoyl-L-alanine amidase has protein sequence MEHSGPAPSRRTLLRGTALAVVPAALLTGPPAAAAKPAAVDHPGAEWVPASTSNYTVANRPAQYPVEYVVIHVTQEYFADTLAIFQNPAKQVTAHYVVRSADGHIAQCVREKDVAWHAGNWDYNTRSIGIEHEGWVDKPQYFTNAMFEASAGLTASVCDRYGIPKDREHILGHVEVPGTDHTDPGALWDWTKYIRLVNLA, from the coding sequence GTGGAACACTCCGGACCCGCGCCCAGCCGCCGCACCCTCCTCAGAGGCACCGCGCTCGCCGTCGTGCCCGCCGCGCTGCTCACCGGGCCCCCGGCCGCCGCCGCGAAGCCGGCCGCTGTCGACCACCCGGGCGCCGAGTGGGTGCCCGCGAGCACCTCCAACTACACGGTCGCGAACCGGCCCGCGCAGTACCCGGTCGAGTACGTGGTGATCCACGTGACGCAGGAGTACTTCGCGGACACCCTCGCCATCTTCCAGAACCCGGCGAAGCAGGTCACCGCGCACTACGTGGTGCGCTCGGCGGACGGCCACATCGCGCAGTGCGTGCGCGAGAAGGACGTCGCCTGGCATGCCGGGAACTGGGACTACAACACCCGCAGCATCGGCATCGAGCACGAGGGCTGGGTCGACAAGCCCCAGTACTTCACGAACGCGATGTTCGAGGCGTCGGCCGGGCTCACCGCCTCCGTGTGCGACCGCTACGGCATCCCGAAGGACAGGGAGCACATCCTGGGGCACGTCGAGGTGCCCGGCACCGACCACACCGACCCCGGCGCGCTGTGGGACTGGACGAAGTACATCCGGCTCGTCAACCTGGCCTGA
- a CDS encoding NUDIX domain-containing protein — MTAPLASPVPPLAAQRTARLPWAPASPAPLRPGAGERVCLLSADGDEPPEGFAALALTLRSPEAGPGAGPWDWIVVPEPATDVPSATWAAALRPGGRLLTRQRLRGRTYELCWTRLADGALRADEVRALPDREPVPLVPGERAACTADDLVRLVRDAEQPAVGGGIAAGLAPGGQVVWTRARVRDTAGLDALALRLAATDSRACALSLLGTAPGLLVPAGPATTPALATGDSLAYLVVRPADDGGDVAWQAGAAWTGPGGSRLAAALEKALSEGACDAEVSWSAHVTGAGRLVVSAENLRGYLAEHAAPAGCADLLIRDAHGRVLLVEPTYKDGWDLPGGMLEDEEPAHAAVREVREELGIDVFAGRLLVEDTVPRGRWGRSIVARIYAGHPPHEVRTEALRLDPGEIAAAEFVGEEEALRRVPEELAKRLAAALVAERDGELAELHDGVPRTTPDERLAAQARGARLALAERLGERGLLSGERLREAFVATPVELLLPQVYAPRPGPRGHDGMLQLIDCQVPRELGEWLGLVHGEAPLVVRYGDERLCERPAGRVVPAHGPLGLAASPYLGLVLLQHLGAEAGATVLEYGAGTTTALLCALSGRVQAVEPDPLLAAGAHEGLTALGLRAGVTSCPPPDLHWDRVLVSRLAAGLPAGAPDRLSPGGVLVAALLAPGTAWPAVAVLRRPRDGGDCAGTLLPLPRTAVPGPRGTAPGLRLAAAHLLREGGGAAGLRALRDTWEAAGGPDTYALRATAEGQLTVGEPGSALSWEVPPTTG; from the coding sequence ATGACCGCGCCCCTCGCCTCCCCCGTCCCGCCGCTCGCGGCGCAGCGCACCGCCCGGCTGCCGTGGGCACCGGCCTCCCCGGCCCCCCTGCGGCCGGGCGCGGGCGAGCGGGTGTGCCTCCTCTCGGCGGACGGCGACGAACCGCCGGAGGGGTTCGCGGCGCTCGCGCTCACGCTCCGCTCGCCGGAGGCGGGTCCGGGCGCCGGGCCCTGGGACTGGATCGTCGTGCCGGAGCCCGCCACGGACGTGCCCTCCGCCACCTGGGCCGCCGCGCTGCGCCCGGGAGGGCGGCTGCTGACCCGGCAGCGGCTGCGGGGCCGCACGTACGAGCTGTGCTGGACGCGGCTCGCGGACGGCGCCCTGCGCGCGGACGAGGTACGGGCGCTGCCGGACCGCGAGCCGGTGCCGCTCGTCCCCGGCGAGCGCGCCGCGTGCACGGCGGACGACCTCGTGCGGCTCGTACGGGACGCGGAGCAGCCCGCCGTGGGCGGCGGGATCGCCGCCGGGCTCGCCCCGGGCGGGCAGGTGGTGTGGACGCGCGCGAGGGTGCGCGACACGGCCGGGCTCGACGCGCTCGCGCTGCGCCTCGCCGCGACCGACTCCCGCGCGTGCGCGCTGAGCCTCCTCGGTACGGCACCCGGACTGCTGGTGCCCGCCGGGCCCGCCACGACGCCCGCGCTCGCGACCGGCGACTCCCTCGCCTATCTCGTCGTCCGCCCCGCCGACGACGGTGGGGACGTGGCCTGGCAGGCGGGCGCGGCCTGGACGGGCCCCGGGGGCTCGCGGCTCGCCGCCGCGCTGGAGAAGGCGCTGAGCGAGGGGGCCTGCGACGCGGAGGTGAGCTGGTCGGCGCACGTGACGGGGGCGGGCAGACTCGTGGTGAGCGCGGAGAACCTGCGCGGCTACCTCGCGGAGCACGCGGCCCCGGCGGGCTGCGCCGACCTCCTGATCAGGGACGCGCACGGCCGCGTGCTGCTCGTCGAGCCCACGTACAAGGACGGCTGGGACCTGCCGGGCGGGATGCTGGAGGACGAGGAGCCCGCGCACGCGGCGGTGCGCGAGGTGCGCGAGGAACTGGGCATCGACGTGTTCGCCGGGCGGCTCCTCGTCGAGGACACCGTGCCGCGCGGGCGCTGGGGCCGTTCGATCGTCGCGCGGATCTACGCGGGGCACCCGCCGCACGAGGTGCGGACCGAGGCGTTGCGGCTCGACCCGGGCGAGATCGCGGCGGCCGAGTTCGTGGGCGAGGAGGAGGCGCTGCGGCGGGTCCCGGAGGAACTGGCGAAGCGGCTCGCCGCCGCCCTCGTCGCCGAGCGGGACGGGGAACTCGCCGAACTCCACGACGGCGTACCGCGCACGACCCCCGACGAGCGGCTCGCCGCGCAGGCGCGCGGGGCCCGTCTCGCCCTCGCCGAACGCCTCGGCGAGCGCGGCCTGCTCAGCGGTGAACGGCTGCGCGAGGCTTTCGTCGCGACGCCCGTCGAACTCCTGCTCCCGCAGGTCTACGCGCCCCGTCCAGGGCCGCGAGGCCACGACGGGATGCTCCAGCTCATCGACTGCCAGGTACCGCGCGAGCTGGGCGAGTGGCTGGGTCTGGTCCACGGCGAGGCACCGCTCGTCGTGCGGTACGGGGACGAGCGGCTCTGCGAGCGCCCCGCGGGGCGTGTCGTACCGGCCCACGGACCGCTGGGCCTCGCCGCCTCCCCGTACCTCGGGCTCGTCCTGCTCCAGCACCTGGGCGCGGAAGCGGGCGCGACGGTCCTGGAGTACGGGGCGGGGACGACGACCGCGCTCCTCTGCGCGCTCAGCGGGCGGGTCCAGGCCGTGGAACCCGATCCGCTGCTCGCCGCGGGGGCGCACGAAGGGCTCACGGCACTCGGGCTGCGCGCCGGGGTGACGTCCTGCCCGCCTCCCGATCTCCACTGGGACCGCGTGCTCGTCTCACGGCTCGCCGCGGGGCTGCCCGCCGGGGCTCCCGACCGGCTCTCGCCCGGCGGGGTGCTCGTCGCCGCGCTGCTCGCGCCCGGCACGGCGTGGCCCGCGGTGGCGGTGCTGCGGCGCCCGCGAGACGGGGGCGACTGCGCGGGCACTTTGCTGCCGCTCCCCCGGACCGCCGTGCCCGGCCCCCGCGGCACCGCTCCCGGTCTGCGGCTCGCCGCCGCGCACCTGCTGCGCGAGGGCGGCGGCGCGGCGGGCCTGCGGGCCCTGCGGGATACGTGGGAGGCGGCGGGCGGCCCGGACACGTATGCCCTGCGGGCGACGGCGGAGGGACAGCTGACGGTGGGTGAGCCGGGGAGCGCGCTGAGCTGGGAGGTACCGCCCACGACGGGGTGA